The proteins below are encoded in one region of Meriones unguiculatus strain TT.TT164.6M chromosome 18, Bangor_MerUng_6.1, whole genome shotgun sequence:
- the LOC110565845 gene encoding olfactory receptor 4K3-like, protein MDRGNQSTVSEFVCLGLAHSHSVQLSLFVMFVMLYILIVSGNTVVMFIITIDPHLHSPMYFLLANLSFVDMWLSSVTTPKMITDFLRENKTISFSGCMSQVFFTHCIAAGEVVLLVVMAYDRYVAICKPLHYFTIMNLKRCSVLVLTCWAIGFIHAMSHLVVIVQLPFCGPKEIDSFFCDIPLIIKLACVDSHDLDIFTNVDCGVVGMPCFILLLISYTYILITVRQSSKAGASKALSTCTAHITVVMIFFVPCIFIYVCPIQISWLDKFFAVFYSVFTPLLNPTIYTMRNNEMKNAMKRLINNYLDSKGKS, encoded by the coding sequence ATGGATAGAGGTAATCAGTCCACAGTGTCAGAATTTGTGTGTTTAGGACTTGCTCATTCACATAGTGTTCAGCTTTCACTCTTCGTGATGTTTGTGATGCTTTATATACTCATTGTATCTGGAAATACTGTCGTCATGTTTATAATAACCATTGACCCCCATCTCCATTCCCCTATGTACTTCCTGTTGGCCAACCTGTCCTTTGTCGACATGTGGCTTTCCTCAGTCACTACTCCTAAAATGATCACAGACTTTCTCAGAGAAAACAAGACCATTTCCTTTTCAGGATGCATGTCTCAGGTCTTTTTCACCCATTGCATCGCTGCAGGAGAGGTGGTGTTGTTGGTGGTTATGgcttatgaccgctatgtggccatctgcaaaCCACTCCACTACTTCAccatcatgaacctgaaaagatgCAGTGTGCTGGTGTTGACTTGTTGGGCCATTGGCTTTATTCATGCCATGAGTCACCTGGTAGTGATTGTGCAGCTGCCCTTTTGTGGGCCCAAGGAAATTGATAGTTTTTTCTGTGATATACCACTGATAATCAAGTTAGCTTGTGTGGATTCCCATGACTTGGATATTTTTACAAATGTTGACTGTGGAGTTGTGGGTATGCCCTGCTTCATTCTGTTGCTCATATCCTATACATATATCCTTATAACTGTTCGCCAGAGCTCTAAAGCTGGTGCATCTAAGGCCCTGTCCACATGCACTGCCCACATCACAGTGGTGATGATCTTTTTTGTGCCCTGCATCTTCATCTATGTATGCCCTATCCAAATCTCCTGGTTGGACAAATTTTTTGCTGTATTTTACTCTGTTTTTACACCTCTCTTAAATCCAACCATTTACACAATGAGAAATAATGAGATGAAAAATGCCATGAAAAGGTTGATAAATAACTATTTGGATTCCAAAGGAAAGTCCTAA
- the LOC132649001 gene encoding olfactory receptor 4K3-like, with protein MDRGNQSTVSEFVFLGLAHSHSVQLSLFVMFVMLYILVVSGNIVVMFIITTDPHLHSPMYFLLANLSFVDMWLSSVTTPKMITDFLRENKTISFSGCMSQVFFTHCIAAGEVVLLVVMAYDRYVAICKPLHYFTIMNLKRCSVLVLTCWAIGFIHAMSHLVVIVQLPFCGPKEIDSFFCDIPLIIKLACVDSHDLDIFTNVDCGVVGMPCFILLLISYTYILITVRQSSKAGASKALSTCSAHITVVMIFSVPCIFIYVSPIQITWLDKFFAVFYSVFTPLLNPAIYTMRNKEMKNAMKRLIKNYMDSNRYS; from the coding sequence ATGGATAGAGGTAATCAGTCCACAGTGTCAGAATTTGTGTTTTTAGGACTTGCTCATTCACACAGTGTTCAGCTTTCACTCTTCGTGATGTTTGTGATGCTTTATATACTCGTTGTATCTGGAAATATTGTCGTCATGTTTATAATAACCACTGATCCCCATCTCCATTCCCCTATGTACTTCCTGTTAGccaacctgtcctttgttgacatGTGGCTTTCCTCAGTCACCACTCCTAAAATGATCACAGACTTTCTCAGAGAAAACAAGACCATTTCTTTTTCAGGCTGCATGTCTCAGGTCTTTTTCACCCATTGCATCGCTGCAGGAGAGGTGGTGTTGTTGGTGGTTATGgcttatgaccgctatgtggccatctgcaaaCCACTCCACTACTTCAccatcatgaacctgaaaagatgCAGTGTGCTGGTGTTGACTTGTTGGGCCATTGGCTTTATTCATGCCATGAGTCACCTGGTAGTGATTGTGCAGCTGCCCTTTTGTGGGCCCAAGGAAATTGATAGTTTTTTCTGTGATATACCACTGATAATCAAGTTAGCTTGTGTGGATTCCCATGACTTAGATATTTTTACAAATGTTGACTGTGGAGTTGTGGGTATGCCCTGCTTCATTCTGTTGCTCATATCCTATACATATATCCTTATAACTGTTCGCCAGAGCTCTAAAGCTGGTGCATCTAAGGCCCTGTCCACATGCTCTGCCCACATCACAGTGGTGATGATCTTTTCTGTGCCCTGCATCTTCATCTATGTGAGCCCTATACAAATCACCTGGTTGGACAAATTTTTTGCTGTATTTTACTCTGTTTTTACACCTCTCCTAAATCCAGCCATTTACACAATGAGAAATAAAGAGATGAAAAATGCCATGAAAAGGTTGATAAAGAATTACATGGATTCCAATAGATATTCCTAA